From a region of the Enterobacter cancerogenus genome:
- the rlmA gene encoding 23S rRNA (guanine(745)-N(1))-methyltransferase — protein sequence MSFSCPLCHAPLTRSAKSFACPQGHQFDMAKEGYVNLLPVQHKRSRDPGDSAEMMQARRAFLDAGHYQPLRDTVSQLLAANLMQGATAVLDIGCGEGYYTRAFADVAKAKGAETWGLDVSKVAIRAAAKRYMAVTFCVASSHRLPFENASMDAVVRIYAPCKAEELARVVKPGGWVITVTPGPRHLMELKGLIYDDVRLHAPHSEQLGGFTLKDELAVAYEMNLNGEEAVALLQMTPFAWRAKPDVWEKLAQQTTFCCQTDFSIHCWQRED from the coding sequence ATGTCTTTCAGCTGTCCCCTTTGCCACGCACCGTTGACACGCTCAGCGAAAAGTTTTGCCTGTCCGCAGGGACACCAATTTGATATGGCAAAAGAAGGGTATGTGAATCTTCTTCCGGTGCAGCACAAACGCTCCCGCGATCCGGGTGACAGCGCGGAGATGATGCAGGCCCGCCGTGCATTCCTTGATGCCGGACACTATCAGCCGCTGCGCGATACCGTTTCACAGCTGCTGGCAGCAAACCTGATGCAGGGCGCAACGGCTGTGCTGGATATTGGCTGCGGGGAAGGGTATTACACGAGGGCGTTTGCGGACGTAGCTAAGGCAAAAGGGGCAGAAACCTGGGGGCTGGATGTCTCAAAGGTGGCGATTCGGGCCGCGGCGAAGCGCTATATGGCCGTGACGTTTTGCGTAGCATCAAGCCATCGCCTGCCGTTTGAAAATGCGAGTATGGATGCCGTGGTGCGAATCTACGCGCCCTGTAAGGCGGAGGAGCTGGCGCGCGTGGTGAAACCGGGGGGATGGGTGATAACCGTCACGCCTGGCCCGCGTCATCTCATGGAATTAAAGGGACTCATCTATGACGACGTGCGCCTGCATGCGCCGCACTCGGAACAGCTGGGTGGCTTTACGCTCAAAGACGAGCTCGCGGTAGCGTATGAGATGAACCTGAACGGGGAAGAGGCTGTGGCGTTACTGCAGATGACGCCGTTTGCCTGGCGAGCAAAGCCGGATGTGTGGGAAAAATTAGCGCAACAGACGACCTTTTGCTGCCAGACGGATTTCAGTATCCACTGCTGGCAGCGCGAAGATTAA
- the mntP gene encoding manganese efflux pump MntP, whose translation MNISATILLAFGMSMDAFAVSISKGATLHKPKFSEALRTGLIFGAIEALTPLIGWGLGMLASQFVLEWSHWIAFVLLVFLGGRMVIEGVRGNSDDDAEPQHRHGFWLLVTTAIATSLDAMAVGVGLAFLQVNIIATALAIGCATLIMSTLGMMVGRFIGPLLGKRAEILGGIVLIGIGAQILWAHFAG comes from the coding sequence ATGAATATCTCCGCCACAATTCTTCTCGCTTTCGGCATGTCTATGGACGCATTTGCGGTTTCCATCAGCAAAGGTGCCACGCTCCACAAACCTAAATTCTCTGAAGCACTGCGCACGGGTCTGATTTTTGGTGCTATCGAAGCGCTCACGCCGCTAATAGGCTGGGGGCTGGGTATGCTTGCCAGCCAGTTCGTGCTGGAGTGGAGCCACTGGATTGCCTTTGTCCTGCTGGTCTTTCTGGGTGGACGCATGGTGATCGAAGGCGTGCGCGGAAACAGCGACGACGACGCAGAGCCTCAGCACCGCCACGGTTTTTGGCTGTTAGTCACCACCGCGATTGCCACCAGCCTTGATGCAATGGCGGTCGGGGTGGGTCTGGCCTTCCTGCAGGTGAATATCATTGCCACCGCGCTGGCTATCGGCTGTGCGACGCTCATTATGTCTACCCTGGGCATGATGGTTGGTCGGTTTATTGGCCCGCTGCTGGGCAAGCGAGCCGAAATTTTGGGCGGGATCGTGTTGATCGGCATTGGTGCCCAAATCCTCTGGGCACACTTCGCGGGTTAA
- a CDS encoding DUF986 family protein → MTVTDIVLVLFIVALLAYAIYDEFIMPRRHGETLLALPLLRRGRVDAFIFAGLIVILIYNNVMSHGALLTTWLLCALALMAIYLFWIRTPKIIFKRSGFFFANVWIEYNRIKEMNLSEDGVLVMQLEQRRLLIRVKNIDDLERIYQLLLKTQ, encoded by the coding sequence ATGACTGTCACGGACATCGTACTGGTTTTGTTTATTGTTGCCCTTCTGGCTTACGCGATCTATGACGAATTCATCATGCCTCGCCGTCACGGCGAGACGCTGCTTGCCCTACCCCTTTTGCGCCGTGGACGCGTTGATGCGTTTATCTTCGCGGGCCTTATCGTCATTCTTATTTACAACAACGTCATGAGCCACGGTGCATTATTAACCACATGGTTATTATGTGCGCTGGCATTGATGGCCATTTATCTTTTCTGGATCCGTACGCCTAAAATCATCTTCAAACGCAGTGGTTTTTTCTTCGCCAATGTATGGATAGAATATAACCGTATTAAAGAGATGAATTTATCCGAAGACGGCGTACTGGTGATGCAATTAGAACAGCGCCGCCTGCTTATTCGCGTGAAGAATATTGACGACCTGGAAAGAATATATCAATTACTCCTTAAAACTCAGTAA
- a CDS encoding PTS mannose transporter subunit IID: MVDMTKTTPEKKLTPGDIRGVFIRSNLFQGSWNFERMQALGFCFSMVPAIKRLYPENNEARRQAIKRHLEFFNTHPYVAAPVLGVTLAMEEQRANGAEIDDGAINGIKVGLMGPLAGVGDPIFWGTVRPVFAALGAGIAMSGSLLGPLLFFILFNAVRLLTRYYGVAYGYRKGVDIVKDMGGGFLQKLTEGASILGLFVMGALVNKWTHVNIPLVVSTITGQDGQTRVTTVQTILDQLMPGLVPLLLTFACMWLLRKKVNPLWIIVGFFVIGIAGYAVGLLGL, from the coding sequence ATGGTTGATATGACAAAAACTACCCCTGAGAAGAAACTGACTCCGGGTGATATTCGTGGCGTGTTCATCCGTTCTAACCTGTTTCAGGGTTCATGGAACTTCGAACGTATGCAGGCGCTGGGCTTCTGCTTCTCCATGGTACCGGCGATCAAACGCCTCTACCCTGAAAACAACGAAGCGCGCCGTCAGGCGATAAAGCGTCACCTGGAATTCTTCAACACCCATCCTTACGTCGCCGCCCCGGTACTGGGCGTGACGCTGGCGATGGAAGAGCAGCGTGCAAACGGCGCAGAGATTGACGATGGTGCCATCAACGGTATCAAAGTTGGTCTGATGGGGCCGCTGGCAGGCGTGGGTGACCCTATCTTCTGGGGAACCGTGCGTCCGGTCTTTGCGGCGCTGGGTGCCGGGATCGCGATGAGCGGTAGCCTGCTCGGCCCTCTGCTGTTCTTCATCCTGTTCAATGCCGTCCGTCTGCTGACCCGTTACTACGGTGTGGCTTACGGCTACCGTAAGGGTGTGGACATCGTGAAGGACATGGGCGGCGGCTTCCTGCAGAAACTGACCGAGGGGGCGTCTATTCTCGGCCTGTTTGTCATGGGGGCATTGGTTAACAAATGGACGCACGTGAACATCCCGCTGGTGGTCTCAACCATCACCGGCCAGGATGGACAGACTCGCGTGACCACCGTGCAGACTATCCTGGACCAGCTGATGCCGGGCCTGGTACCGCTGCTGTTGACCTTCGCCTGTATGTGGCTGCTGCGCAAAAAAGTTAACCCGCTGTGGATCATCGTTGGCTTCTTTGTCATCGGTATCGCGGGCTACGCGGTCGGCCTGCTGGGTCTGTAA
- the manY gene encoding PTS mannose transporter subunit IIC: MEITTLQIVLVFVVACIAGMESVLDEFQFHRPLVACTLIGAVLGDMKTGIIIGGTLEMIALGWMNIGAAVAPDAALASIISTVLVIAGHQSIGAGIALAIPLAAAGQVLTIIVRTITVAFQHAADKAADNGNLTALSWIHVSSLFLQAMRIAIPAVIVAISVGTSEVQSMLNAIPEVVTGGLNIAGGMIVVVGYAMVINMMRAGYLMPFFYLGFVTAAFTNFNLVALGVIGAVMAILYIQLSPKYNRVAGAPVQAAGNNDLDNELD, encoded by the coding sequence ATGGAGATTACCACTCTTCAGATTGTGCTGGTGTTCGTCGTCGCATGTATTGCGGGTATGGAATCCGTACTTGATGAATTTCAGTTCCACCGCCCTTTGGTGGCCTGTACGCTGATTGGTGCCGTTCTCGGTGATATGAAAACCGGTATCATCATCGGGGGTACCCTGGAGATGATCGCCCTCGGCTGGATGAACATCGGTGCCGCCGTTGCGCCTGATGCCGCGCTGGCCTCTATCATCTCAACCGTTCTGGTTATTGCCGGTCATCAGAGCATCGGTGCGGGTATTGCCCTGGCGATCCCACTGGCAGCAGCAGGCCAGGTACTGACCATCATCGTTCGTACTATCACCGTGGCCTTCCAGCACGCAGCGGATAAGGCGGCGGATAATGGCAACCTGACGGCGCTCTCCTGGATCCACGTTTCGTCCCTGTTCCTGCAGGCGATGCGTATCGCGATCCCGGCGGTTATCGTTGCTATCTCCGTCGGTACCAGCGAAGTGCAGAGCATGCTGAACGCCATTCCAGAAGTGGTCACCGGTGGTCTGAACATTGCAGGCGGCATGATCGTTGTGGTCGGTTATGCGATGGTTATCAACATGATGCGTGCGGGCTACCTGATGCCGTTCTTCTACCTCGGCTTCGTGACTGCGGCCTTCACCAACTTCAACCTGGTTGCACTGGGTGTGATTGGTGCCGTCATGGCGATTCTCTATATCCAGCTGAGCCCGAAATATAACCGCGTTGCGGGTGCGCCGGTGCAGGCCGCTGGTAATAACGATCTCGATAACGAACTGGACTAG
- the manX gene encoding PTS mannose transporter subunit IIAB → MTIAIVIGTHGWAAEQLLKTAEMLLGEQENVGWIDFVPGENAETLIEKYTAQLEKLDTSKGVLFLVDTWGGSPFNAASRIVVDKEHYEVVAGVNIPMLVETFMARDDNPDFDELVALAVETGREGVKALKAQPVEKPAPVAAAPKAAAPAKPMGANDYMVIGLARIDDRLIHGQVATRWTKETNVKRIIVVSDEVAADTVRKTLLTQVAPPGVTAHVVDVAKMIRVYNNPKYAGERVMLLFTNPTDVERIVEGGVKITSVNIGGMAFRQGKTQVNNAISVDEKDIEAFNKLNARGIELEARKVSTDQKLKMMDLIGKVGK, encoded by the coding sequence GTGACCATTGCTATTGTCATAGGCACACATGGTTGGGCTGCAGAGCAGCTACTCAAAACGGCAGAAATGCTGTTGGGTGAGCAGGAAAACGTAGGCTGGATCGATTTCGTTCCCGGTGAAAACGCCGAAACGCTGATCGAGAAATATACTGCTCAGCTTGAGAAGCTGGATACCAGCAAAGGCGTGCTGTTTCTCGTTGATACATGGGGCGGCAGCCCGTTTAATGCTGCCAGCCGCATTGTCGTCGATAAAGAGCATTATGAAGTTGTCGCCGGGGTAAATATCCCGATGCTGGTGGAAACCTTCATGGCGCGCGACGACAACCCTGATTTTGACGAACTGGTCGCGCTGGCGGTTGAAACCGGCCGCGAAGGTGTGAAAGCACTGAAAGCGCAGCCGGTTGAAAAACCCGCGCCTGTTGCCGCGGCCCCTAAAGCTGCCGCACCGGCGAAACCGATGGGTGCTAACGATTACATGGTCATCGGCCTTGCGCGTATCGATGACCGCTTAATCCACGGCCAGGTCGCGACGCGCTGGACCAAAGAGACCAACGTTAAGCGCATTATCGTTGTCAGCGACGAAGTGGCCGCGGACACCGTTCGTAAAACCCTTCTCACCCAGGTAGCTCCGCCGGGCGTCACCGCCCACGTGGTGGATGTCGCCAAAATGATCCGTGTTTATAACAACCCGAAATACGCGGGCGAACGCGTGATGCTTCTGTTTACTAACCCGACAGACGTCGAGCGCATTGTTGAAGGCGGCGTGAAAATTACCTCCGTTAACATCGGTGGCATGGCTTTCCGCCAGGGCAAAACGCAGGTCAACAACGCGATTTCAGTCGATGAGAAAGATATCGAGGCGTTCAACAAACTGAATGCCCGCGGTATTGAGCTGGAAGCCCGTAAGGTTTCCACTGACCAGAAACTGAAGATGATGGATTTGATCGGCAAAGTCGGGAAATAA
- a CDS encoding protein YoaL: MDRHRRQSSSRPHCAFFTGNSCHAPTLSAFDLPSLSGAPFRHSFSRSLSWNS, from the coding sequence ATGGACCGTCACCGACGTCAGTCATCCTCCAGGCCACATTGCGCCTTTTTCACCGGCAATTCTTGCCACGCACCGACTCTGTCTGCCTTTGATTTGCCCTCGTTGAGTGGGGCACCGTTTCGTCATTCCTTTAGCAGGAGCTTGTCATGGAATTCTTAA
- the yoaE gene encoding CNNM family cation transport protein YoaE produces MEFLMDPSIWVGLLTLVVLEIVLGIDNLVFIAILADKLPPKQRDKARLIGLSLALIMRLGLLSVISWMVTLTKPLFSVMDYTFSGRDLIMLIGGIFLLFKATTELHERLENRQHDDGHGKGYASFWVVVLQIVVLDAVFSLDAVITAVGMVNHLPVMMAAVVIAMAVMLLASKPLTRFVNQHPTVVVLCLSFLLMIGLSLVAEGFGFHIPKGYLYAAIGFSIIIELFNQIARRNFIKQQSNLPLRARTADAILRLMGGRRQVNVQSDSENRNPVPVPEGAFVEEERYMINGVLSLASRSLRGIMTPRGEISWVDANLSVDEIRQQLLSSPHSLFPVCRGELDEIIGVVRAKEMLVALEDGVNVEAVAAASPAIVVPETLDPINLLGVLRRARGSFVIVTNEFGVVQGLVTPLDVLEAIAGEFPDADETPEIVNDGEGWLVKGTTDLHTLSHMLGVENVVNDEDDSATVAGLVIAVNGQIPRVGDVIELPPLHITIVEANDYRVDMVRIVKEQSAHDEEE; encoded by the coding sequence ATGGAATTCTTAATGGACCCGTCAATCTGGGTAGGATTACTCACGCTTGTCGTGCTCGAAATCGTTCTCGGTATTGATAACCTGGTGTTTATCGCCATCCTTGCCGACAAGCTGCCGCCTAAGCAGCGCGATAAGGCACGTCTGATTGGCCTCTCGCTGGCGCTGATCATGCGTCTGGGCCTGCTGTCCGTGATCTCGTGGATGGTTACGCTGACCAAACCGCTATTCTCGGTGATGGACTACACCTTCTCCGGGCGTGATTTGATTATGCTCATCGGGGGTATCTTCCTGCTCTTCAAAGCGACTACCGAGCTTCACGAGCGGCTGGAGAATCGCCAGCACGACGATGGCCACGGGAAGGGCTATGCCAGCTTCTGGGTCGTGGTGTTGCAGATTGTGGTGCTGGATGCGGTCTTCTCCCTGGATGCGGTGATCACGGCGGTCGGTATGGTGAACCACCTGCCGGTGATGATGGCGGCGGTTGTTATTGCTATGGCGGTCATGCTGCTGGCGTCTAAACCGCTGACGCGTTTCGTCAACCAGCATCCGACGGTGGTGGTCCTGTGTCTGAGCTTCCTGCTGATGATTGGTCTCAGCCTGGTGGCAGAAGGTTTTGGCTTCCATATTCCGAAAGGCTACCTGTACGCCGCGATTGGTTTCTCGATCATTATCGAGCTGTTTAACCAGATTGCGCGCCGGAACTTTATCAAGCAGCAGTCGAACCTGCCGCTGCGCGCCCGCACCGCCGACGCCATTCTGCGTCTGATGGGCGGTCGTCGCCAGGTGAACGTGCAGTCTGACAGCGAAAACCGTAACCCGGTGCCGGTCCCGGAAGGGGCGTTTGTTGAAGAAGAGCGCTACATGATCAACGGCGTGCTCTCGCTGGCCTCCCGCTCTCTGCGCGGTATTATGACGCCGCGCGGTGAAATCAGCTGGGTGGATGCCAACCTGAGCGTCGACGAAATTCGCCAGCAACTGCTCTCTTCGCCGCACAGTCTGTTCCCGGTGTGCCGTGGTGAACTGGATGAAATTATTGGCGTTGTGCGAGCAAAAGAGATGCTGGTAGCGCTGGAAGATGGGGTTAACGTTGAAGCGGTGGCTGCCGCCTCCCCGGCGATCGTGGTGCCGGAAACGCTGGATCCGATCAACCTGCTGGGCGTACTGCGTCGCGCACGCGGCAGCTTTGTCATCGTCACCAACGAGTTTGGTGTGGTGCAGGGGCTGGTCACGCCGCTGGACGTACTGGAAGCGATTGCCGGTGAATTCCCGGATGCGGATGAAACCCCGGAGATCGTGAACGACGGCGAAGGCTGGCTGGTCAAAGGGACCACCGATCTGCATACGCTCTCGCACATGCTGGGCGTTGAAAACGTGGTCAACGACGAGGACGATTCTGCAACGGTTGCCGGGCTGGTGATTGCCGTTAACGGGCAAATCCCGCGCGTCGGTGACGTTATCGAGCTGCCGCCGCTGCATATCACCATTGTCGAAGCCAACGACTATCGTGTGGATATGGTGCGTATTGTTAAAGAGCAGTCCGCGCATGACGAAGAAGAGTAA
- a CDS encoding EAL domain-containing protein — protein MQTAQTIIKDYRRKRVIVCVTVALLTLILTLGIRFISQRNVNQERILDFTRHTVVSLDNILIALDNHREVLQSLVGEPCPQAHLVLRKQAAMLQTVRSIALVQDGVVYCSSIFGSRNLPVREVQPMLPASEPRLILSTDRWLLLGSPILIQWYPVSGNGENGLMEVVNIELLTRMLLEPQRPLITDVVLTVGDQSLRYGQQVTDSLIFDDSDVLLTQNSARYPFSITVSGPGPGVMALKNLPTQLPLALMLSLLVGYIAWLATARRMSFTWEINMGLAAREFELFCQPLVNARTQECVGVEILLRWNNPRQGWISPDVFIPLAEEHNLIAPLTRYVIFETVRQLGYFPATPGFHIGINVAASHFRRGILLQDLNRLWFHSHPIQQLVIELTERDALLDVDYRIVRELHRKGIKLAIDDFGTGSSSLSWLEKLHPDVLKIDKSFTTAIGTDAVNSTVTDIIIALGQRLNIELVAEGVETEEQSRYLRRHGVHILQGYLYARPMPLREFPRWLAGSSPPPAQHNGHIVPLMPMR, from the coding sequence ATGCAAACTGCACAGACGATCATTAAAGACTATCGCCGAAAACGCGTTATCGTCTGTGTAACGGTTGCGCTCCTTACGCTCATCCTGACGCTGGGCATCCGGTTTATTTCCCAGCGGAACGTCAATCAGGAACGCATTCTGGACTTTACCCGCCATACCGTCGTCTCTCTCGATAACATCCTGATAGCCCTGGACAATCACCGTGAGGTGCTGCAATCCCTGGTGGGCGAACCCTGTCCGCAGGCCCATCTGGTGCTGCGCAAGCAGGCTGCGATGCTTCAGACCGTTCGCTCCATCGCCCTTGTTCAGGACGGGGTGGTCTATTGCTCCAGTATTTTTGGCAGCCGAAACCTCCCCGTGCGCGAGGTTCAGCCGATGCTGCCGGCCAGCGAACCCAGGCTGATTTTGTCCACCGACCGCTGGCTGCTGCTCGGCAGCCCGATCCTGATCCAGTGGTATCCGGTTTCTGGAAACGGCGAAAACGGGCTGATGGAAGTCGTCAATATTGAACTGCTCACCCGAATGCTTCTGGAGCCCCAGCGCCCACTGATCACTGACGTGGTGCTGACCGTAGGCGACCAGTCATTGCGTTACGGCCAACAGGTGACCGATTCGCTGATCTTTGATGATAGCGACGTACTGCTGACGCAAAATTCAGCTCGCTACCCTTTCAGCATCACCGTGAGCGGCCCCGGCCCCGGTGTCATGGCGTTGAAAAACCTCCCTACCCAACTCCCGCTGGCGTTGATGTTGAGCCTGCTGGTGGGGTACATCGCCTGGCTTGCCACCGCCCGCCGGATGAGCTTTACCTGGGAGATCAATATGGGGCTGGCGGCGCGTGAATTTGAGCTGTTCTGCCAGCCGCTGGTCAATGCCAGAACGCAGGAGTGCGTGGGCGTTGAGATCCTGCTGCGCTGGAATAACCCGCGTCAGGGCTGGATTTCGCCCGACGTGTTTATTCCCCTGGCCGAGGAGCACAACCTGATTGCCCCCCTCACCCGCTACGTCATTTTTGAAACCGTGCGCCAGCTCGGGTATTTCCCGGCGACGCCCGGTTTTCACATCGGCATTAACGTGGCTGCCAGCCATTTCCGCCGGGGCATCCTGCTACAGGATCTCAACCGCTTGTGGTTCCATTCGCACCCCATTCAGCAGCTGGTGATCGAGCTAACGGAGCGCGACGCTCTGCTGGATGTTGATTACCGCATCGTGCGCGAGCTCCACCGCAAGGGCATTAAGCTGGCGATTGATGATTTTGGTACCGGCAGTAGCTCGCTGTCATGGCTGGAAAAACTTCACCCGGACGTGCTGAAAATTGATAAGTCGTTCACCACCGCCATCGGCACTGACGCCGTAAATTCGACGGTGACGGATATTATTATCGCGCTGGGCCAGAGGCTGAACATTGAACTGGTTGCGGAAGGGGTTGAGACAGAAGAACAGTCGCGGTATCTGCGCCGTCACGGGGTGCATATTTTACAGGGGTATCTTTATGCGCGGCCAATGCCGCTGAGGGAGTTTCCGAGGTGGCTGGCGGGGAGTAGCCCCCCGCCAGCGCAGCATAACGGGCACATTGTGCCCCTGATGCCGATGCGTTAA
- the sdaA gene encoding L-serine ammonia-lyase, whose product MISIFDMFKVGIGPSSSHTVGPMKAGKQFVDDLVEKGLLESVTRVAVDVYGSLSLTGKGHHTDIAIIMGLAGNMPDTVDIDAIPAFIRDVETRGRLLLANGQQEVDFPQNDGMRFRSDNLPLHENGMTIHAWSGEKEIYSKTYYSIGGGFIVDEEHFGKDTAGDVNVPYPFKSATEMLGFCKETGLSLSGMVMQNELALHSKKEIEDYFANVWQTMRACIDRGMNTEGVLPGPLRVPRRASALRRMLVTTDKFSNDPMNVVDWVNMFALAVNEENAAGGRVVTAPTNGACGIVPAVLAYYDHFIEPVTPDIYIRYFLASGAIGALYKMNASISGAEVGCQGEVGVACSMAAAGLAELLGASPEQVCVAAEIGMEHNLGLTCDPVAGQVQVPCIERNAIASVKAINASRMAMRRTSEPRVSLDKVIETMYETGKDMNAKYRETSRGGLAIKVQCD is encoded by the coding sequence GTGATTAGTATATTCGACATGTTCAAAGTGGGAATTGGTCCTTCTTCTTCCCACACTGTAGGGCCGATGAAGGCCGGTAAACAGTTCGTCGATGATCTGGTCGAAAAAGGATTACTGGAAAGCGTTACCCGTGTCGCCGTGGATGTTTACGGTTCACTGTCATTAACGGGTAAAGGCCACCACACCGATATCGCCATTATTATGGGTCTGGCAGGTAACATGCCGGACACCGTAGATATTGATGCCATTCCGGCATTTATCCGCGACGTGGAAACGCGCGGTCGCCTGCTGCTGGCCAATGGTCAGCAGGAAGTGGATTTCCCGCAAAACGACGGCATGCGTTTTCGCAGCGACAACCTGCCGCTGCATGAAAATGGCATGACCATTCACGCCTGGAGCGGTGAAAAAGAGATTTACAGCAAAACCTATTACTCCATCGGCGGTGGTTTCATCGTGGATGAAGAGCATTTCGGTAAAGATACCGCTGGCGACGTGAACGTGCCGTATCCGTTCAAGTCAGCCACTGAGATGCTGGGCTTTTGCAAAGAGACCGGCCTGTCGCTGTCCGGCATGGTGATGCAGAACGAACTGGCGCTGCACAGCAAGAAAGAGATTGAAGACTATTTTGCTAACGTCTGGCAAACCATGCGCGCCTGTATCGATCGCGGGATGAATACCGAAGGGGTGCTTCCTGGCCCGCTGCGCGTTCCGCGTCGCGCCTCTGCCCTGCGCCGCATGCTGGTTACCACCGACAAGTTCTCCAATGACCCGATGAACGTCGTGGACTGGGTGAACATGTTTGCCCTCGCGGTAAACGAAGAGAACGCCGCCGGTGGTCGCGTGGTGACGGCACCTACCAACGGTGCGTGCGGTATCGTGCCTGCCGTTCTGGCCTACTACGATCACTTCATCGAACCGGTCACGCCGGATATTTACATCCGTTACTTCCTCGCCTCGGGTGCGATTGGCGCGCTGTATAAGATGAACGCCTCAATTTCCGGTGCTGAAGTGGGTTGTCAGGGTGAAGTGGGCGTGGCCTGCTCGATGGCCGCTGCCGGTCTTGCAGAGCTGCTGGGCGCAAGCCCTGAGCAGGTGTGCGTGGCGGCAGAAATCGGCATGGAGCACAACCTCGGTCTGACCTGCGATCCGGTTGCAGGTCAGGTTCAGGTACCGTGTATTGAGCGTAACGCGATTGCTTCGGTGAAAGCGATCAACGCCTCGCGCATGGCGATGCGCCGTACCAGCGAACCGCGCGTATCGCTGGATAAGGTTATCGAAACCATGTACGAGACCGGCAAAGATATGAACGCGAAGTACCGCGAGACCTCCCGCGGCGGCCTGGCCATCAAGGTTCAGTGCGACTAA
- a CDS encoding CoA pyrophosphatase — translation MSRFQLLRPQVSRETLNQRQAAVLIPVVRREQPGLLLTQRSPHMRKHAGQVAFPGGAVDSTDASLIAAALREAHEEVAIPPEAVEIIGVLPPVDSVTGFQVTPVVGIIPPDLQYHASVDEVAAVFEMPLEEALRLSRYHPLDIQRRGHEHRVWLSWYQHYFVWGMTAGIIRELALQIGLKP, via the coding sequence ATGTCACGCTTTCAGCTTTTGCGCCCGCAGGTGAGCCGCGAAACCCTGAATCAACGTCAGGCCGCGGTGCTGATCCCGGTGGTACGTCGCGAACAACCCGGTCTTCTGCTGACCCAGCGCTCGCCGCATATGCGCAAGCATGCCGGTCAGGTCGCGTTCCCCGGCGGGGCCGTCGACAGTACCGACGCCTCGCTGATTGCCGCTGCGCTGCGCGAAGCGCACGAAGAGGTCGCCATCCCGCCTGAGGCCGTGGAAATCATCGGGGTGCTGCCGCCCGTTGACAGCGTCACCGGATTTCAGGTCACTCCCGTCGTCGGTATTATCCCGCCCGACCTTCAGTATCACGCCAGCGTCGACGAGGTAGCCGCGGTGTTCGAAATGCCGCTGGAAGAAGCGCTGCGTCTTAGCCGCTATCACCCTCTGGATATTCAGCGCCGTGGGCACGAACATCGGGTGTGGTTATCCTGGTACCAGCATTATTTTGTCTGGGGCATGACCGCAGGCATCATTCGTGAGCTGGCTCTGCAAATCGGCCTGAAGCCTTGA